In Myxocyprinus asiaticus isolate MX2 ecotype Aquarium Trade chromosome 16, UBuf_Myxa_2, whole genome shotgun sequence, a single window of DNA contains:
- the LOC127453650 gene encoding frizzled-1-like encodes MAVRAASALLLLASLGILRINGQYGDRGMSVPDHGFCQPISIPLCTDIAYNETIMPNLLGHTNQEDAGLEVHQFYPLVKVQCSPDLKFFLCSMYAPVCTVLEQALPPCRSLCERARQGCEALMNKFGFQWPDSLACESFPVHGGELCVGQNTSERSAPINPTPDGTPPTPDHAKRGHFKCPTSLKVPPYLNYHFLGEENCGAPCEPKKLHGMMYFGEDEQKFARIWIGIWSVLCCASTLFTVLTYLVDMKRFSYPERPIIFLSGCYTMVSIAYIAGFLLEDKVVCNEKFDNEFRTVVQGTKKEGCTILFMMLYFFSMASSIWWVILALTWFLAAGMKWGHEAIEANSQYFHLAAWAVPAIKTITILAVGQVDGDVLSGVCFVGINSVDALRGFVLAPLFVYLFIGTSFLLAGFVSLFRIRTIMKHDGTKTEKLEKLMVRIGIFSVLYTVPATIVIACYFYEQAFRDQWEQTWASQSCKTYAVPCPAHNPQMSPDFTVFMIKYLMTLIVGITSGFWIWSGKTLNSWRRFYTRLANSKQGETTV; translated from the coding sequence ATGGCCGTGCGCGCTGCCTCCGCGCTTCTCCTGCTCGCCTCGTTGGGAATATTGAGGATAAACGGACAGTACGGGGACCGTGGCATGTCGGTACCGGATCACGGCTTCTGTCAGCCAATTTCCATCCCGCTCTGCACGGATATCGCGTACAACGAGACCATCATGCCCAACCTGCTCGGGCACACGAACCAGGAGGACGCGGGGCTGGAGGTGCACCAGTTTTACCCGCTCGTCAAAGTCCAGTGCTCCCCGGACCTCAAGTTCTTCCTTTGCTCCATGTACGCGCCGGTGTGCACGGTTCTGGAGCAGGCGCTGCCGCCGTGTCGCTCGCTGTGCGAACGGGCGCGTCAGGGCTGCGAGGCGCTCATGAATAAATTCGGGTTCCAGTGGCCCGACAGTCTCGCGTGCGAGTCGTTCCCGGTGCACGGCGGAGAGCTTTGCGTGGGTCAGAACACATCCGAGAGGAGCGCGCCCATCAACCCGACTCCCGACGGCACCCCACCGACACCCGACCACGCCAAAAGGGGGCATTTTAAATGCCCAACGTCGCTGAAGGTGCCACCCTACCTCAACTACCACTTTCTGGGCGAGGAGAACTGCGGCGCGCCGTGCGAACCCAAGAAACTCCATGGGATGATGTACTTTGGCGAGGATGAGCAGAAGTTTGCGCGGATTTGGATCGGGATTTGGTCTGTTTTGTGTTGCGCATCCACTCTGTTCACGGTTCTGACCTATTTGGTGGACATGAAGCGCTTCAGTTACCCGGAGAGACCCATTATATTCCTGTCCGGGTGTTACACCATGGTGTCCATCGCGTACATCGCAGGATTTCTCCTGGAAGACAAAGTGGTCTGTAACGAGAAGTTCGACAACGAGTTTAGGACCGTGGTGCAGGGCACTAAAAAGGAGGGCTGCACCATTCTGTTCATGATGCTGTACTTTTTCAGCATGGCCAGCTCCATTTGGTGGGTCATCTTGGCGCTTACGTGGTTCCTCGCCGCTGGCATGAAATGGGGCCACGAAGCCATCGAAGCCAACTCGCAGTATTTCCACCTGGCGGCGTGGGCAGTGCCAGCCATTAAGACCATCACCATCCTGGCCGTGGGTCAAGTGGACGGAGATGTTCTAAGCGGGGTGTGCTTCGTGGGCATCAACAGCGTGGACGCGCTCCGAGGCTTCGTCCTGGCACCGTTGTTCGTGTACCTGTTCATCGGCACCTCGTTCCTCCTGGCGGGGTTCGTGTCGCTGTTCCGCATCAGAACCATCATGAAACACGATGGCACCAAAACCGAGAAGCTGGAGAAGCTGATGGTGCGCATTGGCATCTTTAGTGTCCTGTACACGGTGCCAGCCACCATCGTGATCGCATGTTATTTCTACGAACAGGCCTTCCGGGACCAATGGGAACAGACTTGGGCCAGTCAGTCGTGCAAGACGTACGCCGTGCCCTGTCCCGCACACAACCCGCAGATGAGCCCGGACTTCACGGTGTTCATGATCAAGTATCTGATGACCCTAATCGTGGGCATCACGTCTGGATTCTGGATATGGTCCGGGAAAACGCTTAATTCCTGGAGGAGGTTCTACACGAGACTGGCGAACAGTAAACAGGGCGAGACAACTGTGTGA